The Lepeophtheirus salmonis chromosome 2, UVic_Lsal_1.4, whole genome shotgun sequence region CAGCGTAGAGAAAGTTGGTCACAATTTTTATTGATCAAGTTCAAGAGGGGACAAGGAGACAGTATGAGGgatcttttcaaaaattcccttgatcatttttcttatgttatataaaatatcaataggtatttgattcaagaaaaatattttataaacaaaactttaatatatttggtCGATCATACAATGGCGTACGGACCACAGGGTTAAGATCCCACATATTAAAAGTATCTCCTATTATCCGCCCCccgaaaaagaaaatattcccCTCATCCAATATGAAAAATCTTGCTATCTTCAAAAGCTTCACCACGTTAGGAtataaactttttgtagttatgtacataatatgtattatccAATATGCTACTATTAATAGAATATGGGACATCTCAACATTGTATTCCTTACATCACAAATTGCATAACAAGATAATGTGAGACCATGTTTGAGACATAtagtaaagaaatatttttaaaacttcatttaatgaaatacaaCTCGacactaaagaaaaaaagttttaataggTTCTGACAATTTGTAGGATATGGCtagatttgtaaaataaattctgTAACTGATGGCTTATTTAGGGAACAGTAAAGTAGaactatttgaagaaaaatgtctaACCCTCCTAATGTCTTTAGTTTAATCaagtatcataattaattatgtaagactaccataatttttgtatacatatttgggTCTGAGATGTTATTAACGAGAGagatttatagttataataattacttaaccTAGAGACATAAGTTAAGtacctaatttatattttactagcTAACTTAAAAGCAAACAAGCAACAAATAAAACCACtaactgtttttaatttttgctaatGATATGCATTCTTAAAAATCTTCCAGACTAAACAAATTGCAGataatttacaagaaaaaaaatatatatatatacttctgatatttattttttaaaagactatcaaaatgaatataaatatctcGATTCcacttaataaaaaacaacttgagtttttaatttaaacataatgatacatattatgtaggaaTAATGATTCCAATAAAAAACGACTTCCATAgcatagttatgaatttttaagaaacaaacaataaattaaagatgAGTAAGCTCAATATAAGTCATTAGCAGTTATTCCAACGTAGAGTTGAAGAGTAATAAGACCTATACAAAGTGTTACAATGGCTTTATAAGCCAATGCAGTCCATATACCCAAACCAAAAGAATGAACAAATGTATCTAGAATTAGGGTTTTGTAAGAACTCATAACTAGAAGGCCAATGATGACAGGAATAACAGATTTAGGAATATCACGTCTCATCCATAGCCAAATGAGGCATGAAAGGGTAATGAAGTGAACCTAAGGAGTACAcagattttaaaatgataaacttATTCCGTAATAGGTAGGCATAATTACAAGGCTAATGTTGGCATCAAAacttttaagaatatatttccAATCGAATTCAATCCCTCGTGCTCCGACCCACAGGAAAATAACTCGTGTTAAGAATAATTCAGCAAATGCCCAACCCACCCCAGCAATCATAATTTTGACTTGTCCTTTTCCAGCGATCCTTTGTAAGGCTAAATATATTCCAACTAGGTCGACAAGGTCCACTGTCAAACGAAGAAACTCCTATGAACGAGATGAGATAGATATAGTAAGTAAACAAATATGGTGAAGGGTCTGTACCGTGAAAAAGTCAAATTTCTCCTCTTTATGGAGATCTTCTTCTAAATATCCCTCATCTTCATCCAATTCAGAAGTAGGGAAAAATGTagctaaaaataacattttgcagAGCTGAGTTAATGTGTATATTAGACAAGCTTGGATGCATTTTCGAAGGGCTCCATACTCGGATCTAAAAAATGGCAtcaagtatataattaaatgggTTAGAAGTTacgttaattataatttattaattattcgtaTATGTTAAGCCCTAATAGATATTGAAAGAGGAACTTACAGTCCAGAGTATTTATAAGTGAAATGATAGGGCACACAGGCCAATGCCAAACAATTTCCGAAATGGTAAAAAGTCATCTTTTATAGTAAACTAATTAATCTATGACTATAGACTCAATTTGATGCTGGAATCCTGACAACGACAGCAGTGGTGCGTACATACAGACAGTATTGTAGtgagtataaaatgaaataggGATGAATTTTAAAGAGTTCGAACCAATTTTACAAAATCCTGTTGTATTTCTACTTTTCTTCTCTCACATTTcataacaacaacaataatagcAGGACTTCTGGACATTTACTATTTTCCACTTTCGAAACTTCGACACACAAAGttcctttaatttattagaacgattttttttaaatatataatttttgataaaatatataaaatgataaagacAATACAAAGGAGTAATTACACTATTAAtgagtaaatacttttttgtggcATAATAAGCAAAGGtcgactttttatttaaataatttcattttcatattttattgggtCAAGAAAGCTGTAATTAAAGGGTTCCATCAATGAGTTATTTTACTATAAAGTATAGCATAAGAACTCATTGGTTCTGTCCTTGATAAGCAGTAGAGCTTGGAAAAAGTCCCTATATTCCAAGTCCAAGTAGTAGTCTTTGATCTCGAAgcttttcattatttatcaaaagtcaTTAAATCCACTTAGAATTCTTAGATTTCTTTAAATCTCATTTCAAgtcaatacttatttatttgttaatttgagccagaatatttttcttgaattcaGTATTAGTTTGTTATAATAAGGTAAAAGTAATCTCCACAATCAAATCTCGATTTTTAATTAGCaacgttaatatttttaacttgataTGACTCTCTATGAATTATAAAGGTACTTTTACGAGGAATTTACATCTAGTTAAAAAATGGGTTCAAGTCCAGTAAAGTCTCAATTCTTCGAAATATGTGTGTTAGTCCAAGTCTCCAATCTGGTAAGTAGTGAATATGTCATTAGTTATTTGATGTATGAAGTATGACCCTGTATGTCAGAGGTGGAGATATAAtcactaaattatatttctcttatTAGTCTTCAGTCTTTGACACCAAATCAAAGTTTAGTCTTAAGATCTTTGGTATCccaaatctaatcataaaagcctatttttattcatagtaatatgaaaaaaatatttcacaattatGTTAGTTCCTGACGTAACTTTGAGTATGGATGTTCTTCTTTCAGAACCTAGAATGTGAAAATGAAGGGATAAATTGCTTGATAATAGAAGGAGACGCGCCATCTTGGGgtctcaaaattgatatttttactacataaaataagtaaatttccaataaatcttgattataCTCAATCAAAtgtgtaaatgaataaaaaaagacttacacctgcattgaatactacttgatgccaattataaacactgatatttgaatataatcaaattgtagtaaatatcttattttttccattgtaataatttcccttttatctacaatatagaaataagatataatataaggtataacgatataataacatatattcagggacatatatatatataataaaattaagggaTTGAGAagtacatttttgatagacagtaaggtttaagtccttctaACTGTTGGTGCCATTTTGATGTCCAATagttttcattgttatacaaCTTGGTTGTTTATGACCTCAAATGGTCGACATGAACAATTCAGCCGTCACTCtctacatttattataattaaagaagttgaagcagcaaataaataattgataaattacttTTCCTTAGTCATATAGTATTCTTAAAAGGTTGGGAGTTTAAATATTTGGTTAGTCTTGTATGCGGTTTCCCTTCTACATCAGCTTACATTGATATTCCTCTTTCTCCTTCCTTTCCAACTTCCTTTGCCCACGCGGACGGTTCCTAGTTTCTTTAATGTAAGTATTTATactgaatttatttattgaaataaccTTATTATCCTCTCAATTAGCATGTCCAACGACGTTATTTGGTCCGTAATCCGCGGCAACTCTGCCTTCCTCCTCAAGAAGCGCAACTGCCCAAAGCCATTCTCTACGGAACCCCTTAATTTGGCCAACAAGCACTCCAAGCGCTACTCCGGCCTTGCCAACTCCAAGGCTATTGGTATTGCCCCCGCCAAGACCAATGGTTTTGTCTTTTCTATGAAGAAGACTTCTTCCAAGAATAGACCTGCTAAGAGCATTTCCACCACGACCATGGTGGCAGGGCCCAGAAGGTCCCTCCACAAGATTAAGAAGGTCTGTTTCGTCAACCGCTACAGAAAGGATCTTGCCAAACTCGCCATGAGAAGAGCTTCAGCTATCATCCGCTCTCAGAAGCCCATCGCATCCCGCAAAGGAGCCAAGAAGGCCGGCACCTCAAAGAAAGCGGAAtagttcatgttttttttttcttttttgccccTTCGTTTATACTATGATAAATACACTTCTTTAGGGTATTACTCTATCTCTTtggaatatcatttattttgatgtgtAATTTACATTAGATGAGgtctaatataattatttatcaggGCCAGTCCTGTGAAGGTGGGATAGGTCTCTATCTAAGATTTATATTTCTGTGTTGACTAgtttaaaatgacatttttattgtttaattcttgaatcttaatgatattttctatatttaagtTCAGTATTAGTAGACGATTAATCCAACATTTACAGTTTTTGAAAACTCTGAATTCTTTATCATCCAAACTCTCATCATATTGTGGTGTGGTCCTCAAAATAtgcgggtttttttttgtcttaggaaagttttgttttaagatATGTAGTGAAATCATTTTGGTGGATTATGATCCTTAGTTTTTCAAcaatagtttaatattaataggaTATGAGTGTGTGTTTATAAGGGGGGTTGTCCATACTACATACGTATCTggtattattcttatatttaaactGTAAGGTTGATATGAGAATGAACCTGGGATTACCAAAGTTGCATATcagttttattgtatttaaactaTGTATTCTGTCTTCAATACATTTCTAACTTTTCATAGATCAAAATACTGAACTAGTTGACCTAACTGTACTGAAAAATCCAGGAAATGGTAGTCAAAAgtggacaataaaaaaaattatccaattgaAAGGGCTTTAGTACTAAAATAGACAACGAAACAGAATAGAAACGTGAACTATTATGTGTCTGGATATGCGGGTTCGTGGGGTTGTTATCAAATCCCTCAATAGTTGTAGATCTAGAggacatttattaattaatgattattatgtagacttttatacaattcaaaaagTACTTGAAACTCACAACTTTTCAGATAATCTGTAAATAAACAACTTAGTGATAATAGAGATTCTTTTCAATGTAGctcttgaattaaaaatattttttaagatgacAGCATAACTGGGGAGTTGGAAGTGTTTTTATACTTGAGGAAGGGGGAAAAATACAAGATCCCCTGCGCTTTTATTATTAGGTGCTGGACTCCTGTCCTTCCTACGCCACTGCATCATCGaccaaatataacaaaaaatgcatatatatttcttgatttatacgaaaaaatattttctaaaatatcaaaaataaatataaggaaatTTTTGGAGAGATCCCTTTTATTCTGCTTCAAGTGTTGGGCACACTGGATCAGATCCTATTTCCCCTCCTGTTCTTTGACTTGATCAATAAAATTTGTGGTCAGATTTACACCCTTTTCTCAGTTGTCATTCAAAGAGGGGATATTCTAGGTATGTGAACATTGAAGGTACGTTCTTTTAACATAAGCAGATTAATTGAACGACTTAGCTCAATAGACAGGGAGAAatgattctcttgaacttaatgttcGCACCCGGTTGtttctagagaaagaaatatacttcatgaatatgtatatatacttcaaACAAGATTCCTAAGTctgatggagtaaatgtaacgAGCTATTtccttaactttatttttttttctcgatctattctaaaatgaatatattatccAGATTTGCTTTCTTCAGATAATAAATATCAAGGAaggctatataatatatagctactcttggtaatACATTAGCTCATCCAGGGAGCATGATGGTCTGCCCTAGGGAGATGAAACTAAAACATATCAACAACTTCCACCAAGATAGACTACAGTTAGCCCAAGAAGTTCCTTGTAATCAACTCGAATAAATGCGGGTTGTGTGTGTACACaactaagtatatatatatatatatttaaattttttttccaaggagTTCCGCTCTTTTTCCAATCTTCTGATTCACtccacttttaaattttttgtggaactaaaaatgattcttttttttttaaattttttaaaatttgttttcccaTCAAATTTCCCGATAACTTTTTCTTGATCAAGACAACTATTACTGTGGATAGGCGGGGGGCGGGTTGTACAGTCCCTTTGCGGACGCCCTTGTTATTTCCTAAAAACATATCACTCAAACCTGGTCGAACGCCCACCTGTTTCTAGCGTGTCACCGCACTAAGCGACTAATTCccgttttcaaatttagaattgttataaaataggAAATCTGATTTAAGAGGTCACCTGCACTAAGCATTCGATTTTTCAATTTCCTTTGCCAGATCATTTTATGCAGGTTagattatttttggtttctggGGGCTCTGCTGGTGAGGGCCCTAAGTCAATAAgtaacactttttaatagtgacgtcatagataATAACTTTTACTAGTAAAAGCTATAAATCGTCATGGACGTCTGGAGCACCAGGAAAACAGACTAGAAAACGCACAATCCAAGAGCTGGCTTAGAAGAAGTTCAagaatatgttgtttttttttaaatgaccataTATTAATACGGATACTCTGagtaaaaatctataaatgtcCTATTCATAATAGGACAATTCATAAGAATTCAAGACTAAATAAGCTACAatatatcaccaatataatttacaataattatttcaaaaaaagatgcacaaaccagaaaaattaatgttcataacTTAAACATTATCAGATTGAAGTTTGGCAACCTTTCTAGATTTGAGCTTGTTTTCAGATGATCTATTTCTACCTTCCTATCGGATGTTGTTATTGAGTTGAGAAACCCAATTTCGCCCATCTCGTTCAAGAGGATTTAAGAAATCTTGCCCATTTATGACCTTGACTTATGACCACAGTATCAACTATTGCTTCGATTGTAGTTTCTGAGCTCCTTCTGGACCCTTTATGGTGGATTTCTTTTATATGAGTCAAGTTTGGGTGTAATGATGATTTAACTCCTAGACGGTTCAGGGGAATGCTGGAGTATTCTTGCCTTTGGaagcagttataaatattttttaaattgtgcacAAGATCGAAGATGAAATAGAGTTTTCTAGTGATGTTGTATGGGTGAGTAACTGAAGTCTGGAGCTCCCCAACACAAAGAAAATGAGTGAAAAACTTCCTGTTGACTGGGTGGCTAGCAACTAATACGACCACAAcgataaattcaatttgaaagaGGGTTTTCATAATTAGAGAATATTTGTTGTAGAGGAATTCAGTCTTTAAAATGGCAACTGGTATAAGTGCTACCACATCGGTGTAGTTTCCTCCACGGATTTAATCATAAATGTCAGGACCTTTTTAGTTGTTTGGTTGTTATCGCAGCCCAAGAGCTTACCTCTAACCAATTTGACTCTTTCTGTGGAGTAGACCTCATCGATTATAAGATTGCCATTACGCTCTCTGTTGTTAAGGTGTTTGATTTTTGTTCCCAGGTATGTAACTATAGATGACTGTAGTCCAGTCTCTACAGTAGACCTATTTCTAAGATACTTGGGACATGGAACTGTAAGGCAATTCGACTTAAAAGATTTGATCATATAGGACTGTACTAACATATTGCCACAAAAAACAAACGGAGAGAAGACAAGGTGAAAATCTCATTCTGTTGGGGTTCTTGATGAGAAACGTCTCaactaaatattaaacttattgcAACCTAACATATTTAAATGCATCATACAATACATCACCATGATAATTGTTAACATGATAATCTGGATCGTTCAAAGCACACCAACGGTCATTACTATACTCATAATTCCCCATAGTCTCATTGAATTCGTGAATTTAATAAAGGAAACATGCGTGCAGGCATCCCCTGGTATAGGTGTTCTTGGTCATcttgtaggaaaatatattcaattaaaaaaaaacttttttggaaaaaagtcaCATTAGTCTAGGGAAAAACAGTtcttggtatagaaagagagagagagaaaaggaagaattagaaagagaaagtggtgaTGGTAGATTCTAGTAAACGTGCCCACCTCGTCAAGAcaacataaatgtatatgaattaaaatataatagcaatattttccctgcactaatacttttttaaagttagaaggttctcctctatatagcagttattcattttctcctttcaaaaatcataaaacaggcagctgatattaacacaaataattattagtattttattaaataaaataaaatatatataacactaTAAATAACATCCCAAGACTATttacattttgataatttacaataaagGGAGTCATTTGGATCCTTCGGCTAAGAAATTTCGAATTATGTTGACAACATATAGAGGTGCAACACCGGGTATTTGGTGGTTCGAAAATATATTCAGTATCATGCTGAATATTTCATGATCATTGTAACCCTTTATAATATCAAGTGATAGACTTTCATAGCTTAAAATAAGGGAAATACATTTGGAAATTCTAGTACTATATTCCAGTTTTTTCTTTAGACCTTTGGACATAAAAGGCATGAAAGATCGTCTTATAGAGTCCTCGAGGggtttaaatgatttaaaatatatctggATTCCTTGCTCAGagcaataatatttacttatgaaCTTGAAAAAATCCTCACGTATTTTTGGAGTTAATATTGGGGTAGGCCCTATACAATAAAGGGTATACATGTGTTCCAAGAACATTGAGAATCCAAAAGGTGGATTAGAGAGTTTGCTGAATGATGCTTTAATTTTATCACCCAAGTATTCTTTAAATCGATACTTTAGAATACGAGAACTTTTGATTTCACtagacaatttaaaataagtatcatGAAGATCTTCATTAGTCAAATTAGAAGAAGCTAAGATCTCGGTAGAAGCTTTATGCACTTTCTTTAATTTAGAACttagattattataattgaaattcaattttgggGTTTCCTTGGGCTTGACTAGAATAccacaaaaattatgaaaatattccaatgtaacatcaataatttgattatatacttCAACGTCTTTGCTAAATGAATTCATTCTTTCGAGTACAATAGACCATATCTTCATTTCCAAATCACGAGCCCCCTGGTcagaatatgtttttaacatcATTTTAAAATCCAATTCTCCATCAAGAAGAATTCTACAAAAGTCAAAGACAATTCTATCCCGTGtcactttcttcttcttcttatggAAGGTttgaaacaaagataatttattagaaatatataatgcAAGTGGCAAACATGACTCCATCCTTTCCTCAATTGTTTCAAGAGTTGCCGCTCTTTTTAAAACACTTGATCCTATTGGTTTAATAACGAATGAGTAAAAGTTGGAATAGGTGGGAACTTCACCACTGAGGAATTTAGTTGTCATTTTTTCGAGAAGCATTGCCTTATGTTGACATGAATAGAGAAGacaagtattttcttttctaccCATTAGTTTTGAGtaaattttggagaaaagaGGAACAAGTATATCACTATACAAGATAGGATTAGTAACTTGCAAGTGACTATACAGATCACCAATACCTTTCACCCTTTTTTCAAATCTTCGAAATAAATCGTATTTCTTTAATGCCTTCAGTAAATATGGAGTTGCTTCATccgataatgataaaattagaaCTCcatcaaagtaattaatatcatgtcttttttcaataaatcctAAGAAATTTATTAGCACTTCCTTCTGCGATAGCATAAGGTGCATATTGAAATCCCgtggatttttataataagatcTTCCCTCTATCACTTCATAGAAATTTGAATGAGTAAGCATATTATGATCCTTGGGTTTAATGAAACCCTGCATACTTGTCCCATTCGATATATAAGCTCCAATTTGACACATTTCCGTCCTTAATTTACTCTTTAGATCAAAAAAGTCGATGTCTATGAAAATAAGACGATAATTTCCAAAAGGTAGCTCATCTTTCAATGACATAACTTCTTTTGGGATCCTTTTACCTAATTTAAGTAcaatcataattaatcattttttgaattgaaaaccTACCTGTAATAGGATGCCTTTCTGATAAAAAAGATGCCCTCAAATCCTCAACATTATTACTTTGTAAGGTTtcgtatttttttgaatttattaattcatcagGAAGCAGCAATCTCGACGCATCCTCCTCAAATTCTAGGTCGGAAGTAGAACAGTTTGTAGAGAAAGGATTGAAGTCCTTAGAATTACACGGTATTGGCCGATTCAATCTACAACTAAATCCAAAAGTATTTTCCCAATTCGGAGTGAACGGAATTTCTGTTTCATCCCCTATTTGATTATCATCAGGATTCATATCATATTCATATGGTctgataaatcaaaaatagtaCGAagtaattgaatgaaaaaagttatatttgatacTAGAATACCGTATTGAACACTCTTCCATAAAAATAGGTGGTTTAGACACAGAGAAGCATGAACGAAAGCTAGTAACTTTTTTAGTACGATTTATATCTTCGTCCATTTGGATATCAAAACTTCCAAAATCCAGACTGGCATTACTTTCTATTTGATTCATAGCTAAAATGAACTATCTATGAAcagaaattatattcattaataatataatcatttttttaattcgaataAAGTTCAACATGGCTACTAgctgaaaaaatatgaaaaaggagGGAGTAATAATTGGCTGGACTTTTCAAATAGCTGAACTGTGTGTTACTAAACcccataatacatttatttcaattactagtcaatcatattgaataaaaatgattcatgGATATTTCTCATAATTCATACTTTAGGTAAAGCGAAGCTGATTGGAAAAACGAATTAGTGATAGAAAACAACGTACTAAATGTACCTTAAAATTTTAAGTGATAGAAAGTAACACTCTTTAAGTCTCTTGATCAaattctgaaataaaaaatgcactTAGAGAGATAAAGCAGTATTGATGATACGCTGACgaattgacaaattatatatattaaatataatatataaacaactaAAGAATGATACAATGAagttaattgtaaatattgaaaaaaaaaaaaaaatcatcatagcGAAAACAATGCCACAAGACTGTGGAACTCAACTTACAAGTATCAAATGCAAACATACATTCATAcgcacaaacaaaaaaaaaaaaaaaaaatcgataaaagttattttccgAATCCAGCAAGATCTGCAGGATCTATGCCTAACATAGCTAATTCATTTGGATCCATATCTTCTTCGCCAGGTGGTAGATCAAACTTGGATGATGAAATTTTTGGAGCTTCAGCAAAACTATTTGTAGTATAATCGTTTGCATCTGTACCTGGACAATGCTTTTCAATCATGATCTCCATTTCAGTTTTTTCACGAACTGGTGGAGGTGTGGGTATTTTGGGTGGTCTTGTATCATTCAAGGCATCAGGGTCCTTATCAGTTGCTGCGGGTAATGGTGGAAGAGGAATTTCCATTTCCGGAGGAACAAACTCTTCTGACCGTGCCCTCATGTGAGCTTGAGCAGCCGCCAACATTGCATGCATATCCATAGCCTGTGGTGTCGGATTCTTCGGTGGATTCTTTTTCGGGGGTGGTAGTGGCGGTGGAACAGGATGCTCTTCAGGGCCTAGCAAACCAAATGGTGTTGGTACATTCGACAATACTCCAGGAGGAGGAATGTTCGAATTCGTATTTGGAGGGCCGAAGCGAGACTCTCCAGGTTTTTTACCACCCTTTTGAAGCCAAGGCATCTTTCCCACAATAGGTTGGGTCTTTTTGCTTTGTTGTGCAGGTTCTGGCGTACCTTTTTTGATACCTTGTCCCCATTGGATAGCCACTTGAGGTCTTGGTGGCATAGACGTCTGATCAGGAATGTCCGCTTCCTTTAAGGGTTCCAATTCCTCCAAAGACGTAGCTTCAGATACAGCAGCCCATTGTTTCTTCTGTTGctcagtttctttttcttttgtcaacattttttcttttaaactcaTTAAAGAAGGATCTTTATCTGTTGTTGGCTTATCTGCCCATTCATCCAAATTAATTCTATCATTTCtgtctttataatttttaaattccttgGGTTTTGACTTTTCTCGATAATCTTTACTCCTTGACCTTGAATCCCTACTAGAAGACCGTCTTTCCTTACTGCGACTTCTCGAATATCTTCTATCTCTACTTCGAGACCTCTTGTTATTGCGCCTTCTACTACTATCATCACGATATCTATTTCTTCGATCTGGGGAATAATCACGACGTCTATGATAAGAATAATCCTTGGATCTAGATCGTCTTTCGCGCTCTTTTGAAGGCGAGCGTTCTTTGGACTTCCTACGCACTTCATCCCCATTTTTCTTATGCTCACTCCGcgatatttcttctttttcattcattttagcCCTCACACTCCGGGAAGTATCTTCATGGTATGCCTCTTCATCACGTTTAATATCCttcgaatatttttctatttcagcAACGATCTCTTTCTTTTTTCGCTTAGGTTCAACGACTTCAATTACATGACTTGTCTTAACATCCCATTTCTTCGCAACTTCTTTTGTAACATATTCTTCTTTGTGTTCCCTAATCAGAGAGTCTTTGGAATTGAATTCTTCCAATTGTTTCttcaataattgattttcaGATTCAAGGGCATTAATACGGTGCGATAACTCGTTGTTGTCTTGCTTTGCTTTCATATAAGCTTCAGACATTTTCCCTAATAAGTCCATAAAAGTTTCATCGCCTTTTCTAGATGATTTTAAAGACTTAAGCTCTGATAC contains the following coding sequences:
- the LOC121113716 gene encoding uncharacterized protein isoform X2, which gives rise to MEESGKYMDERDPRKRKRSDDMRDHQASMSSSNSPKSRSSKPQACSDNWAQRAEAFIHKVNDAAPPPPPPPTAPTPNDARTNSNSYSNSHYPEAAAAAHEKKDESSFVTGNNNSSSKESKRKSTRDDSSSSSSSSESEDEKARRISVEQRSKLKAQKEQYEKAQEKLEAQLIKLKEQREALKDGGAKHEDKIMKDNARLQKEVKNRLSHMKEVLDKINVGLDQYNNEERHINNKRNNSKRRETSVRRSKSRNKSSSRERSSEKLKKKKKKRHRGKSVSDEYDEEDDSEREPKKKHKKKKKKYRSSSSSDDSDSDHERKKIKNKVKEDIPLDDSIFRMVSELKSLKSSRKGDETFMDLLGKMSEAYMKAKQDNNELSHRINALESENQLLKKQLEEFNSKDSLIREHKEEYVTKEVAKKWDVKTSHVIEVVEPKRKKKEIVAEIEKYSKDIKRDEEAYHEDTSRSVRAKMNEKEEISRSEHKKNGDEVRRKSKERSPSKERERRSRSKDYSYHRRRDYSPDRRNRYRDDSSRRRNNKRSRSRDRRYSRSRSKERRSSSRDSRSRSKDYREKSKPKEFKNYKDRNDRINLDEWADKPTTDKDPSLMSLKEKMLTKEKETEQQKKQWAAVSEATSLEELEPLKEADIPDQTSMPPRPQVAIQWGQGIKKGTPEPAQQSKKTQPIVGKMPWLQKGGKKPGESRFGPPNTNSNIPPPGVLSNVPTPFGLLGPEEHPVPPPLPPPKKNPPKNPTPQAMDMHAMLAAAQAHMRARSEEFVPPEMEIPLPPLPAATDKDPDALNDTRPPKIPTPPPVREKTEMEIMIEKHCPGTDANDYTTNSFAEAPKISSSKFDLPPGEEDMDPNELAMLGIDPADLAGFGK
- the LOC121113716 gene encoding uncharacterized protein isoform X1 — protein: MEESGKYMDERDPRKRKRSDDMRDHQASMSSSNSPKSRSSKPQACSDNWAQRAEAFIHKVNDAAPPPPPPPTAPTPNDARTNSNYGFNNQVVGYPYPHQGYPSMTNSNSYSNSHYPEAAAAAHEKKDESSFVTGNNNSSSKESKRKSTRDDSSSSSSSSESEDEKARRISVEQRSKLKAQKEQYEKAQEKLEAQLIKLKEQREALKDGGAKHEDKIMKDNARLQKEVKNRLSHMKEVLDKINVGLDQYNNEERHINNKRNNSKRRETSVRRSKSRNKSSSRERSSEKLKKKKKKRHRGKSVSDEYDEEDDSEREPKKKHKKKKKKYRSSSSSDDSDSDHERKKIKNKVKEDIPLDDSIFRMVSELKSLKSSRKGDETFMDLLGKMSEAYMKAKQDNNELSHRINALESENQLLKKQLEEFNSKDSLIREHKEEYVTKEVAKKWDVKTSHVIEVVEPKRKKKEIVAEIEKYSKDIKRDEEAYHEDTSRSVRAKMNEKEEISRSEHKKNGDEVRRKSKERSPSKERERRSRSKDYSYHRRRDYSPDRRNRYRDDSSRRRNNKRSRSRDRRYSRSRSKERRSSSRDSRSRSKDYREKSKPKEFKNYKDRNDRINLDEWADKPTTDKDPSLMSLKEKMLTKEKETEQQKKQWAAVSEATSLEELEPLKEADIPDQTSMPPRPQVAIQWGQGIKKGTPEPAQQSKKTQPIVGKMPWLQKGGKKPGESRFGPPNTNSNIPPPGVLSNVPTPFGLLGPEEHPVPPPLPPPKKNPPKNPTPQAMDMHAMLAAAQAHMRARSEEFVPPEMEIPLPPLPAATDKDPDALNDTRPPKIPTPPPVREKTEMEIMIEKHCPGTDANDYTTNSFAEAPKISSSKFDLPPGEEDMDPNELAMLGIDPADLAGFGK